One Leisingera caerulea DSM 24564 DNA segment encodes these proteins:
- the ubiU gene encoding ubiquinone anaerobic biosynthesis protein UbiU, which yields MEIVCPAGTPAALRAAVKAGAHTVYCGFNDETNARNFPGLNFDRSEMRDGVAFAHSHGAKVLVAVNTFPRAGDQPVWHRAIDDAENAGADAVILADPGLLDYAARTHPGLRLHLSVQAAAANADIINYYARTFGVKRVVLPRVLSVPEIAAINAETEAETEVFVFGGLCVMAEGRCSLSSYATGLSPNMNGVCSPASHVEYHNDNGALDAKLGGYTIHRAAKDEPAPYPTLCKGCFSAGGQTGHLFEDPASLNAEQLIPQLHKAGVTALKIEGRQRSKSYVAQVVRNFRAAVDALEAGQPLPQGMLARLSEGQAMTTGAYKKTWR from the coding sequence ATGGAAATCGTCTGCCCGGCCGGCACGCCCGCCGCGCTGCGGGCCGCGGTCAAAGCCGGAGCGCATACTGTCTATTGCGGCTTCAACGACGAGACCAACGCCCGCAATTTTCCCGGGCTGAACTTCGACCGCAGCGAGATGCGCGACGGCGTGGCCTTTGCCCACAGCCATGGCGCCAAGGTCCTGGTGGCGGTCAATACCTTTCCGCGCGCAGGCGATCAGCCTGTCTGGCACCGCGCCATCGACGATGCCGAAAACGCCGGAGCCGATGCCGTCATCCTGGCCGACCCGGGTTTGCTGGACTATGCCGCGCGCACCCACCCCGGCCTGCGCCTGCATCTTTCTGTGCAAGCCGCCGCCGCCAATGCGGACATTATCAACTACTATGCCAGGACCTTTGGTGTGAAACGGGTGGTGCTGCCGCGGGTTCTCTCGGTGCCGGAAATCGCCGCCATCAATGCCGAAACAGAGGCCGAGACCGAAGTTTTCGTCTTTGGCGGCCTGTGCGTGATGGCTGAGGGGCGCTGTTCGCTGTCCTCTTATGCGACCGGGCTGTCACCGAACATGAACGGCGTCTGCTCTCCCGCCAGCCATGTGGAGTATCACAACGACAACGGCGCGCTGGATGCCAAGCTTGGCGGATATACGATCCACCGTGCGGCAAAGGATGAGCCTGCCCCGTATCCGACACTCTGCAAAGGCTGCTTTTCCGCCGGCGGCCAAACCGGCCACCTGTTTGAAGACCCGGCAAGCCTGAATGCCGAGCAACTGATCCCGCAGCTGCACAAGGCCGGTGTCACGGCGCTGAAGATCGAAGGGCGGCAGCGCTCCAAGTCGTATGTGGCGCAAGTCGTGCGCAACTTCCGCGCCGCCGTTGATGCGCTGGAGGCAGGCCAGCCGCTGCCGCAGGGGATGCTGGCGCGCCTGTCCGAGGGTCAGGCCATGACCACCGGCGCCTACAAGAAGACCTGGAGATAA
- the ubiT gene encoding ubiquinone anaerobic biosynthesis accessory factor UbiT → MLTRTRIPQCPAALARLLRILPLGPLSLSLTACSRRIARRHPGLFRRLGEHSRTRFVLDPTDLPVVLCLDPNDGLPSVRATRRSCDGAARISGPLAALLGLVHGAYDGDALFFSRDLVIEGDTAAALALRNAVDDAELDISQEIAAMSGPFSGLLLQAAGFAGRRTGVCLARPAEDAAW, encoded by the coding sequence TTGTTGACCCGAACCCGGATCCCCCAATGTCCCGCAGCGCTTGCGCGCCTGCTGCGAATACTGCCCCTCGGGCCATTGTCCCTTTCGCTGACGGCCTGCTCGCGCCGTATCGCCAGGCGCCATCCCGGCCTGTTCCGCCGCTTGGGAGAGCACAGCCGCACGCGGTTTGTCCTGGATCCCACCGACCTGCCCGTTGTTCTTTGCCTTGATCCGAACGATGGCCTCCCGTCGGTCCGCGCCACACGCCGCAGCTGTGACGGAGCCGCCCGGATTTCCGGCCCGCTGGCAGCGCTGCTGGGACTGGTCCACGGTGCCTATGACGGGGACGCCCTGTTTTTCTCGCGTGATCTTGTGATCGAAGGCGATACCGCTGCGGCGCTGGCCCTCCGCAATGCCGTGGATGACGCTGAGCTGGATATTTCCCAGGAGATTGCTGCCATGTCCGGGCCGTTTTCCGGCCTTCTGCTGCAGGCCGCGGGGTTTGCCGGGCGGCGCACAGGTGTCTGCCTGGCCCGTCCAGCGGAGGACGCGGCATGGTGA
- a CDS encoding UbiD family decarboxylase, which produces MQPWSSPVRTHPPYPSLRHFLDWCAATGQFRRVPDPVSVRHRMTAVHRAVLEAGGPVLQFDRPVLDDGRISDIPVVANLFGTADRAAAGLGVSQSQLDDLGAFLAALRSPAPPDGLRDALSRWPMLKAALAARPKMVKTAPVQAVIHEGPEASLSNLPVQTHWPGDAGPLITWPVVITRPHGSAPENVSSYNAGVYRTQVLDRSQLIMRWLPHRGGAAHHRSWARQGEPMPAAVVLGADPATLMSAALPLPETVSELAFAGALGGARPRLAACKTIPLMVPADAEIVLEGWVSPDETAPEGPFGDHTGYYNPAEPFPVMQVSAVTCRENPIYLSTYTGRPPDEPAIIGEVFNRLALPAIQAQIPEIRDLWLPPAACSYRIAIVSIDKRYPGQARRVMMALWGMLPQFSYTKIMIAVDADTDPRKWDDIAWVLATRMDPSRDVMILENTPMDYLDFASPQPGLAGKIGIDATTKTGSETSREWGQVMQGAPQDQAFAADLVARLMPDLKG; this is translated from the coding sequence ATTCAGCCTTGGAGCAGTCCCGTTCGCACGCATCCGCCATATCCCAGCCTGCGCCATTTCCTCGACTGGTGCGCTGCAACCGGCCAGTTCCGGCGGGTTCCGGATCCGGTTTCCGTGCGCCACCGGATGACGGCAGTGCACCGCGCAGTGCTGGAAGCCGGGGGGCCGGTGCTGCAATTCGACCGTCCGGTTTTGGACGATGGCCGGATTTCGGACATTCCGGTTGTGGCGAACCTCTTCGGGACCGCTGACCGGGCGGCCGCCGGGCTGGGGGTCTCTCAATCTCAGCTGGACGATCTGGGGGCCTTTCTGGCTGCGCTCAGATCGCCCGCCCCGCCCGATGGCCTGCGGGATGCCCTGTCGCGCTGGCCCATGCTGAAGGCGGCGCTGGCCGCCCGGCCGAAGATGGTGAAAACCGCGCCGGTGCAGGCCGTCATCCATGAGGGGCCGGAGGCCAGCTTGTCAAACCTTCCGGTGCAGACCCATTGGCCCGGGGATGCGGGGCCGCTGATCACTTGGCCGGTGGTGATCACCCGCCCGCACGGCAGCGCCCCGGAAAACGTCAGCAGCTATAATGCGGGCGTGTACAGAACCCAGGTGCTGGACCGCTCGCAGCTGATCATGCGCTGGCTGCCGCACCGCGGCGGCGCCGCGCATCACCGCAGCTGGGCAAGGCAGGGCGAACCGATGCCGGCGGCTGTGGTTCTGGGCGCAGACCCGGCCACGCTGATGTCCGCTGCGCTGCCGTTGCCGGAGACCGTGTCGGAACTGGCCTTTGCCGGGGCCCTGGGCGGCGCCCGGCCGCGCTTGGCCGCCTGCAAAACCATTCCCCTGATGGTGCCTGCCGATGCAGAAATCGTTCTGGAAGGCTGGGTGTCTCCGGATGAAACAGCGCCCGAAGGCCCCTTTGGCGACCACACCGGGTATTACAATCCGGCCGAGCCCTTTCCCGTCATGCAGGTCAGCGCGGTAACCTGCCGTGAGAACCCGATTTACCTGTCCACCTACACCGGCCGGCCGCCGGATGAACCCGCCATCATCGGCGAGGTTTTCAACCGGCTGGCGTTGCCCGCGATCCAAGCCCAGATACCTGAAATTCGCGACCTTTGGCTGCCGCCGGCCGCCTGTTCCTACCGCATTGCCATTGTCAGCATCGACAAACGCTACCCGGGCCAGGCCCGCAGGGTGATGATGGCGCTTTGGGGGATGCTGCCGCAATTCAGCTACACCAAGATAATGATTGCAGTGGACGCGGACACCGACCCGCGGAAATGGGACGACATCGCCTGGGTTCTGGCCACACGCATGGATCCGTCCCGCGATGTCATGATCCTGGAGAATACACCTATGGACTACCTTGATTTCGCGTCCCCGCAACCGGGATTGGCCGGCAAGATCGGCATTGACGCCACAACAAAAACCGGCAGCGAAACAAGCCGTGAATGGGGGCAGGTCATGCAGGGAGCGCCGCAGGACCAGGCCTTTGCCGCCGATTTGGTTGCCCGTTTGATGCCGGACTTGAAGGGGTGA
- a CDS encoding UbiX family flavin prenyltransferase: MSVRRVVLGVSGASGAMLSLAAARHLASAGVEIDLVASAAAKRTLAEECGPDAVETLMALAARTHAVTDIGAAIASGSVPVSGMIVAPCSMRSLAAIAHGLDDNLLTRAASVQLKERRRLILLARETPLTLAHLRNMAAVTEMGAIVMPPVPAYYLAHATLAEAASQTAARAVDLLALSAPHAQAWRPKAAG; encoded by the coding sequence GTGAGCGTGCGGCGGGTAGTGCTGGGCGTTTCGGGCGCCTCGGGGGCAATGCTCAGCCTGGCAGCAGCGCGGCATCTGGCATCAGCCGGAGTGGAGATTGACCTGGTGGCCAGCGCCGCCGCCAAGCGCACGCTGGCCGAAGAATGCGGCCCTGATGCAGTGGAAACGCTCATGGCCCTTGCCGCGCGCACCCACGCGGTCACTGACATCGGCGCAGCTATCGCCTCAGGTTCGGTTCCGGTGTCGGGGATGATCGTCGCGCCCTGCTCGATGCGCTCCCTGGCAGCAATCGCGCACGGGCTTGACGATAATCTGCTGACACGGGCCGCCAGCGTGCAGCTCAAGGAGCGCAGGCGGCTGATCCTGCTGGCACGCGAGACGCCGCTGACGCTTGCCCATCTGCGCAATATGGCCGCGGTGACCGAGATGGGCGCAATCGTTATGCCGCCGGTGCCTGCATACTATCTTGCCCATGCCACATTAGCAGAGGCCGCCAGCCAGACGGCTGCCCGTGCCGTTGACCTCTTGGCGCTGTCCGCCCCTCACGCGCAGGCCTGGCGGCCCAAGGCTGCAGGCTGA
- a CDS encoding SDR family NAD(P)-dependent oxidoreductase: MTDLTGKTALVTGSVQGIGLAMAKAFAGAGARVAVHGLAGREQARAAMAEVTAAGAPETRFFDADMRDANAVEAMMAEMDAWGGTDILANNAGIQKTVSLAEADAATWEAVLGVNLTGAFHTMRLAMPKMAERGYGRVVNIASVHGLVASVNKAPYVASKFGLVGLSRVAALEYAGQGSRETGGITVNCICPGWTETAIIEPQVQARAALHGGDRAAGIADLLAEKQPSRRTSDPSEIGALALWLCAREAHNVTGTSIPVDGGWTAQ, translated from the coding sequence ATGACTGATCTGACCGGAAAGACCGCACTTGTAACAGGGTCGGTTCAGGGCATCGGGCTGGCTATGGCCAAAGCATTTGCCGGGGCGGGCGCCCGGGTGGCAGTGCACGGGCTGGCCGGCCGGGAACAGGCCCGGGCCGCAATGGCCGAAGTCACGGCTGCCGGCGCGCCGGAAACGCGGTTCTTCGATGCGGACATGCGGGACGCAAACGCGGTCGAAGCCATGATGGCCGAAATGGATGCATGGGGCGGCACCGACATTCTTGCCAACAATGCGGGCATTCAGAAAACGGTTTCCCTGGCGGAGGCCGACGCCGCCACCTGGGAGGCGGTTCTGGGCGTCAACCTGACCGGGGCCTTTCACACGATGCGTCTGGCGATGCCGAAAATGGCCGAGCGCGGATACGGGCGCGTCGTCAATATTGCCTCGGTCCACGGGCTGGTCGCTTCGGTGAACAAGGCGCCCTATGTGGCGTCGAAATTCGGGCTGGTGGGGCTGTCGCGGGTCGCGGCGCTGGAATACGCAGGCCAGGGCAGCCGCGAAACGGGGGGTATCACTGTCAACTGCATCTGCCCCGGCTGGACCGAAACCGCAATCATCGAGCCGCAAGTCCAGGCCCGCGCCGCCCTGCATGGCGGCGACAGGGCTGCGGGGATCGCCGATCTCCTGGCCGAGAAACAACCCTCGCGCCGCACCTCCGACCCCTCCGAGATCGGTGCGCTGGCGCTCTGGCTGTGCGCGCGCGAGGCGCATAATGTCACGGGGACGTCGATCCCCGTCGATGGCGGCTGGACGGCGCAGTAG
- a CDS encoding thiolase domain-containing protein, whose amino-acid sequence MDAKIVGWGHTQFGALDQSFEELIQAAAAEAIEMACVDPAEIDGIWLGHFNSGMVPDAFASSLVLGLDDRLRFTPATRVENACASGSAAVYAARDAIRAGSARTVLVIGAEKMTSLDTKGVTEALAGASYQTEEAGVSFPQIFARIASGYFQAYGGQSETLARIAVKNHANAQANPLAQMRRDVSFEFCNTPSDKNPVIAAPLRLTDCSLISDGAAALVMVAGDRGGFECAAGFRAACQVNDFLPMSRRDMTRLAGAARAFEMAYDQAGIGVNDLDLAEVHDCFTIAELMIYEAMGLAPAGQGARAVAEGTVMAGGSLPVNLSGGLKAKGHPVGATGVSMHVLAAQQVTGQAGPLQKPGAGLAGVFNMGGSGVANYCSILEACS is encoded by the coding sequence ATGGACGCGAAAATAGTCGGCTGGGGCCACACGCAATTCGGTGCGCTGGATCAGAGTTTCGAGGAGCTGATTCAGGCCGCCGCCGCGGAAGCGATTGAGATGGCCTGTGTCGACCCGGCAGAGATTGACGGCATCTGGCTGGGGCATTTCAACAGCGGCATGGTGCCGGACGCCTTTGCGTCGTCGCTTGTGCTGGGCCTGGATGACCGCCTGCGGTTCACCCCTGCAACCCGGGTGGAAAACGCCTGTGCTTCGGGCTCGGCGGCGGTCTATGCGGCGCGCGATGCGATCCGGGCAGGATCGGCCCGGACTGTGCTGGTGATCGGCGCGGAGAAGATGACCTCGCTTGACACCAAAGGGGTGACCGAGGCGCTGGCCGGCGCCTCGTATCAGACCGAGGAGGCCGGGGTCAGCTTTCCGCAGATCTTTGCCCGGATCGCCAGCGGTTATTTCCAGGCCTATGGCGGCCAGTCCGAAACGCTGGCCCGGATCGCCGTCAAGAACCATGCAAACGCGCAGGCCAATCCGCTGGCGCAGATGCGCCGGGACGTGAGCTTTGAGTTCTGCAACACGCCCAGCGACAAGAACCCGGTGATTGCCGCGCCGCTGCGGCTGACGGATTGCTCGCTTATTTCGGACGGCGCCGCCGCGCTGGTGATGGTGGCCGGAGACCGCGGCGGCTTTGAATGCGCGGCGGGGTTCCGCGCCGCCTGCCAGGTCAATGATTTCCTGCCCATGTCGCGGCGGGACATGACCCGCCTTGCAGGTGCGGCGCGTGCGTTTGAAATGGCCTATGACCAGGCCGGCATCGGGGTGAATGACCTCGACCTGGCCGAGGTGCATGACTGTTTCACCATTGCCGAACTGATGATCTATGAGGCGATGGGCCTGGCCCCGGCCGGCCAGGGGGCCCGCGCGGTGGCAGAGGGCACCGTGATGGCCGGCGGCAGCCTGCCTGTGAACCTGTCGGGCGGGCTGAAGGCCAAGGGCCACCCGGTCGGCGCCACCGGTGTGTCCATGCATGTGCTGGCCGCGCAGCAGGTCACCGGACAGGCCGGGCCGCTGCAGAAACCGGGCGCCGGCCTGGCGGGTGTTTTCAACATGGGCGGATCGGGCGTTGCCAATTACTGCTCCATTCTGGAGGCTTGTTCATGA
- a CDS encoding PAS and helix-turn-helix domain-containing protein — MNADLETLAFDHAPIGLVYAENRLIRRCNPRFARMFGYRAEELAGRSLSVLYPSMEEYRRIGDLGLRKMQGTGQYEDERIMCRRGGAHFWCRVRGQSLDADKPFARSVWSFADISEQRPVTEMTARERQVAKMMAEGLTSKEIARGLGISPRTVEAHRARLLDKFGARNSLELIARITGVPI; from the coding sequence ATGAATGCCGACCTTGAAACCCTTGCCTTCGATCATGCCCCTATCGGCCTGGTTTACGCCGAAAACCGTTTGATCCGCCGCTGCAACCCCCGGTTTGCGCGCATGTTCGGCTACCGGGCGGAGGAACTCGCAGGGCGGTCTCTTTCCGTGCTGTACCCGTCGATGGAGGAATACCGGCGCATTGGCGACCTGGGCCTGCGCAAGATGCAGGGCACCGGCCAGTACGAAGATGAGCGCATCATGTGCCGCCGGGGCGGTGCGCATTTCTGGTGCCGGGTGCGGGGGCAGTCGCTTGACGCGGACAAGCCTTTTGCCCGGTCGGTATGGAGTTTTGCCGATATTTCCGAGCAGCGCCCGGTCACAGAGATGACAGCGCGGGAGCGGCAGGTGGCCAAAATGATGGCCGAAGGGCTCACCAGCAAGGAGATCGCGCGCGGGCTCGGCATCTCGCCGCGGACGGTCGAAGCGCACCGCGCCCGGCTATTGGATAAATTCGGCGCCCGGAACTCGCTGGAACTGATCGCGCGCATAACCGGGGTGCCGATTTAG
- a CDS encoding HlyD family secretion protein, whose protein sequence is MQKKTGAIFAAAAVLLVAAAMYLFVSEDGTELPEGLVQGNGRIEAEQVEIAPARAGRVAQVLAAEGSLVAAGDVLVVMDTDELSAAHDRAQAEAALARQTKAEAEALVVQRQSEHRRAEHELERATALLAGHNISETVFEERDTAHQVAEAVLGAAQARVATADAGIAAAEAEVRRIAAQIEDSTLTAPMPGRVLYRLAEPGEVVGAGGPILTLLSLENIYMEVFLPAREAGLLPIGAEARIVLDALPDYAIPATVTFVSPEAQFTPKQVETLSEREQLVFRVRVRIPEDLVAARIEHVKTGLRGVAVIRLDPDQAWPEALDRRIPPELFE, encoded by the coding sequence ATGCAAAAGAAAACAGGCGCAATATTTGCCGCTGCGGCCGTGCTGCTAGTGGCCGCCGCAATGTACCTGTTCGTTTCCGAGGACGGCACGGAGCTGCCGGAGGGCTTGGTTCAGGGTAACGGCCGGATCGAGGCCGAACAGGTGGAGATCGCCCCCGCAAGGGCCGGCCGGGTGGCGCAGGTTCTGGCGGCGGAGGGCAGCCTGGTTGCGGCGGGCGATGTTCTGGTGGTGATGGACACTGACGAGCTGTCGGCGGCGCATGACCGGGCCCAGGCCGAAGCCGCGCTGGCGCGCCAGACCAAGGCCGAGGCAGAGGCGCTGGTTGTCCAGCGCCAGAGCGAGCACCGCCGCGCCGAGCATGAGCTGGAGCGCGCCACCGCGCTTCTGGCCGGGCACAACATCTCCGAAACCGTCTTTGAGGAGCGCGACACCGCCCATCAGGTTGCAGAGGCGGTGCTGGGCGCTGCGCAGGCGCGGGTTGCCACCGCCGACGCCGGGATCGCGGCGGCAGAGGCCGAGGTGCGCCGGATCGCCGCGCAGATCGAGGACAGCACCCTGACCGCGCCGATGCCGGGCCGGGTTCTGTACCGGCTGGCAGAACCGGGCGAGGTGGTGGGCGCCGGCGGGCCGATCCTGACGCTGCTCAGCCTTGAGAACATCTATATGGAGGTGTTCCTGCCCGCCCGCGAGGCCGGTCTCCTGCCGATCGGCGCCGAGGCCCGCATCGTGCTGGACGCGCTGCCCGATTACGCCATTCCCGCAACCGTCACCTTTGTCTCGCCAGAGGCCCAGTTCACCCCCAAGCAGGTCGAGACCCTCAGCGAGCGCGAGCAGCTGGTGTTCCGCGTCCGGGTCCGCATCCCCGAAGACCTGGTGGCGGCGCGGATCGAGCATGTGAAGACCGGCCTGCGCGGGGTGGCAGTGATCCGGCTGGACCCGGACCAGGCCTGGCCCGAAGCGCTGGATCGCCGCATCCCGCCTGAGCTGTTCGAATGA
- the rbbA gene encoding ribosome-associated ATPase/putative transporter RbbA — translation MTAAAGGPPGIRIAEVSHRYRKHTALDAVTLDLPPGRLVGFIGPDGVGKSTLLGLITGAKKLQAGSIDVLGGPIGNAAHRRRVCSAIAFMPQGLGRNLYPELSVRENLEFFSRLFGQGQEEREIRIAALLTATGLAPFADRLMGRLSGGMKQKLGLCCALIHDPELLVLDEPTTGVDPLSRRQFWALVSAIRNQSPGLSVLVSTAYMEEAQSFDWIVAMDAGRVLFQGPPEDLRGTAPDLETAYRQLRAQGEPLDIQVAAPDHRISTEPVITARGLTRRFGDFVAVDSVDFTIGRGEIFGFLGSNGCGKSTTMKMLTGLLPISSGAAQLFGKPVDARNRALRREIGYMSQAFSLYGELSVQQNLQLHARIFGIKDREARVAELTRRFGLAAHSTTLAAALPLGIKQRLSLAVAVIHRPRVLILDEPTSGVDPEARDMFWALLVELSRTEGVTIFVSTHFMGEAERCDRVSFMHAGKVLAEGTPEELMAAEAADSLEEAFISILKAADPPAPVAAPETGVQAARASTGGGLGRALAYARRETVEVLRDHVRLAFAFLGSVILMLVFCFGISLDIDELDYAALDLSQSPESRAYLAEISGSRYFRPTPPLASAAEGRSRLVSGEVSLVVELPPDFGRKLRANEPAEVLAIVDGAIPFKGETVEGYAAGLHQTFLSAQAAASGTRQPEIARIEPRFRYNQSFESIAAMAPAMPAILLIMLPAVLMAVSVAREKELGSVTNFYVTPTTRLEFLIGKQIPYIVIAYLNFLLLTAMTIAVFGVPLKGDPLPLALGALLYVWAATSYGLLIATMTSSQVAATFATTIASVVPTIQFSGLLQPVSTLEGGAQTIGSLWPSSYFLHLNVGAFTKGLGWEALLPDILALACFGPVFTLLAALSLRAQEK, via the coding sequence ATGACCGCCGCGGCAGGAGGCCCTCCCGGCATCCGCATCGCGGAGGTGAGCCACCGCTACCGCAAGCATACCGCCCTGGACGCGGTCACGCTGGATCTGCCGCCGGGCCGGCTGGTGGGGTTCATCGGTCCCGACGGGGTCGGCAAGTCCACCCTTCTGGGCCTGATCACCGGCGCCAAGAAACTGCAGGCCGGGTCGATTGACGTGCTGGGCGGCCCGATCGGCAACGCCGCCCACCGGCGCCGGGTCTGCTCCGCCATTGCCTTCATGCCGCAGGGGCTGGGCCGCAACCTCTATCCGGAACTGTCAGTGCGCGAGAACCTGGAGTTTTTCTCGCGCCTCTTCGGCCAGGGGCAGGAAGAGCGCGAGATCCGCATTGCCGCGCTGCTCACCGCCACCGGGCTGGCGCCTTTTGCGGACCGGCTGATGGGCCGGCTGTCGGGCGGCATGAAACAGAAGCTGGGCCTGTGCTGCGCCCTGATCCATGACCCCGAACTGCTGGTGCTGGATGAGCCGACCACCGGGGTCGATCCGCTGTCGCGCCGCCAGTTCTGGGCGCTGGTCAGCGCCATCCGCAACCAAAGCCCCGGCCTCTCGGTACTGGTCTCGACCGCCTACATGGAGGAGGCGCAGAGTTTCGACTGGATTGTCGCCATGGACGCCGGGCGGGTGCTGTTCCAAGGCCCCCCGGAAGACTTGAGAGGCACCGCGCCCGATCTTGAAACCGCCTACCGGCAGCTGCGCGCGCAGGGCGAACCGCTGGACATCCAGGTCGCGGCGCCCGATCACCGGATCAGCACCGAACCGGTCATCACCGCCCGCGGGCTGACCCGGCGCTTCGGCGATTTCGTTGCGGTCGACAGCGTCGATTTCACCATCGGCCGGGGCGAGATCTTCGGCTTTCTGGGCTCCAACGGCTGCGGCAAGTCGACCACCATGAAGATGCTGACCGGCCTTTTGCCGATCAGCTCCGGCGCGGCGCAGCTGTTCGGCAAGCCGGTCGATGCCCGCAACCGCGCGCTGCGCCGCGAGATCGGCTATATGAGTCAGGCGTTTTCTCTTTATGGCGAGTTGAGCGTGCAGCAGAACCTGCAGCTTCACGCCCGCATTTTCGGGATCAAAGACCGCGAGGCCCGGGTCGCGGAACTGACCCGGCGCTTTGGCCTTGCGGCGCACAGCACCACCCTGGCCGCCGCCCTGCCCCTTGGCATCAAGCAGCGGCTGTCGCTGGCGGTTGCGGTGATCCACCGCCCGCGGGTGCTGATCCTGGACGAGCCGACCTCCGGCGTCGATCCGGAGGCGCGCGACATGTTCTGGGCGCTGCTGGTCGAGCTGTCGCGCACCGAGGGGGTGACGATATTCGTCTCCACCCATTTCATGGGCGAGGCCGAACGCTGCGACCGGGTGTCCTTCATGCACGCGGGCAAGGTTCTGGCCGAGGGCACCCCCGAAGAGCTGATGGCCGCCGAAGCGGCTGACAGCCTGGAGGAGGCGTTCATCTCCATCCTCAAGGCCGCGGACCCCCCTGCCCCGGTCGCCGCGCCGGAGACCGGCGTGCAGGCCGCCCGCGCCAGCACGGGCGGCGGCCTCGGGCGCGCCCTGGCCTATGCCCGGCGCGAAACGGTGGAGGTGCTGCGCGACCATGTGCGCCTGGCCTTTGCCTTCCTCGGCTCGGTGATCCTGATGCTGGTGTTCTGCTTCGGCATCTCGCTGGACATCGACGAGCTGGACTACGCCGCGCTCGACCTGTCGCAAAGCCCCGAAAGCCGCGCCTATCTGGCGGAAATCTCCGGCTCCCGCTACTTCCGCCCCACCCCGCCCCTGGCCAGCGCCGCCGAGGGCCGCAGCCGGCTGGTCTCGGGCGAGGTGTCGCTGGTGGTTGAGCTGCCGCCCGATTTCGGGCGCAAGCTGCGCGCAAATGAACCGGCAGAGGTGCTGGCCATTGTCGATGGCGCCATCCCGTTCAAGGGCGAAACGGTCGAGGGCTATGCCGCCGGGCTGCATCAGACATTTTTAAGCGCCCAGGCTGCCGCCAGCGGCACCCGCCAGCCCGAAATCGCCCGGATAGAGCCGCGGTTCCGCTATAACCAAAGCTTCGAAAGCATCGCCGCCATGGCGCCTGCGATGCCCGCAATCCTGCTGATCATGCTGCCCGCGGTGCTGATGGCGGTCAGCGTCGCGCGGGAAAAGGAACTGGGCTCGGTCACCAATTTTTACGTGACGCCAACCACCCGGCTGGAATTCCTGATCGGCAAGCAGATCCCCTATATCGTGATCGCCTATCTGAACTTCCTGCTGCTGACGGCGATGACCATCGCGGTCTTCGGGGTGCCGCTCAAGGGCGACCCGCTGCCCCTGGCCCTTGGCGCGCTGCTCTATGTCTGGGCCGCCACCTCCTACGGGCTGCTGATCGCCACCATGACCTCCAGCCAGGTGGCGGCAACCTTTGCAACCACTATCGCGTCGGTGGTGCCGACAATCCAGTTCTCCGGCCTGCTGCAGCCGGTCTCAACGCTGGAGGGCGGCGCCCAGACCATCGGCTCGCTGTGGCCGTCGTCCTATTTCCTGCACCTGAACGTGGGCGCCTTCACCAAGGGGCTGGGCTGGGAGGCGCTGCTGCCCGACATCCTGGCGCTGGCCTGCTTCGGCCCGGTGTTCACCCTGCTGGCCGCGCTGTCGCTGCGCGCGCAGGAGAAATAG